Proteins encoded by one window of Cuniculiplasma divulgatum:
- a CDS encoding ABC transporter ATP-binding protein, whose translation MLELNDIRFRRGELEIGPVSMELSPGEILSICGKNGSGKTSTLTAISGYIPLIGGSIIVDGDNLRKLKPSVVARKISYVQQEIPDPMGFTVRDVMEISGFTRMGGDEEIVDALKLCGVEKFIDRDFSTLSGGEKRMVSIAGGIYQNADYIMMDEPTSFLDLDKISTLIKILNSLKEKRKGVLLVMHDINLANRISDSILLFREGKVVAFGDKEDVLTIHNLEMAYNAKFAKYSSPEGIRFYPVEMEDFTDFPEEAREGPQHS comes from the coding sequence GTGCTTGAACTGAATGACATTCGTTTCAGGCGAGGTGAGCTTGAGATAGGTCCTGTCTCCATGGAACTTTCCCCTGGAGAAATCCTTTCAATCTGCGGAAAAAATGGTTCAGGGAAAACTTCGACACTCACAGCAATCAGTGGTTATATACCCCTGATTGGAGGTTCCATAATTGTGGATGGCGACAATCTTAGGAAATTGAAGCCATCAGTTGTAGCAAGAAAAATTTCCTATGTTCAACAGGAAATTCCGGACCCCATGGGTTTTACAGTAAGGGATGTTATGGAGATTTCTGGCTTTACAAGAATGGGTGGTGATGAAGAAATTGTAGATGCTCTAAAACTATGTGGCGTAGAAAAGTTCATCGATAGGGATTTCTCTACGTTGAGTGGAGGAGAAAAAAGAATGGTGTCCATAGCCGGCGGTATTTATCAGAATGCAGATTATATAATGATGGATGAACCTACGTCATTTCTTGATCTTGACAAAATTAGCACTCTTATTAAGATTCTTAATTCTTTAAAGGAAAAGAGAAAGGGTGTTCTGCTTGTAATGCATGACATAAACTTAGCTAACAGAATATCTGATTCTATCCTTCTTTTCAGGGAAGGTAAGGTTGTTGCCTTCGGAGATAAGGAAGATGTTCTAACAATCCACAATCTAGAAATGGCATATAATGCAAAATTTGCTAAATATTCATCCCCAGAGGGAATAAGATTTTATCCGGTTGAAATGGAGGATTTCACTGATTTTCCCGAAGAAGCCAGGGAAGGTCCTCAACACTCTTAA
- a CDS encoding FecCD family ABC transporter permease, protein MVSHGRTYTIFSISIIAFFLSFFLSLGVGSVNVEFFTILRSVGEQIGINVGSVKYSDYIIVTQLREPEILGAAAVGASLGVGGAVIQSIFRNPISEPYITGVSSGATLGAVIAIVFGITVFGIFTLPIFAFIFAILIVSGVYVLSFRNGRTPPVVFLLTGIAISLFATSFVALLLYSKPALENRIFYWILGSLSGISWLDDMIVVPLVIVTSLILGSMYRQLNALQMGEIYAKSVGVNAEKSKLAAIGLTTVAVSACVSISGLIGFVGLIFPHVSRLLYGGSNKYVIPSSAILGATFLILSNDLAHLIIKGEVLPIGIITGIIGVPFFMILMAKISKRGYYSA, encoded by the coding sequence ATGGTATCACATGGTAGAACGTATACCATATTTTCAATTTCAATTATAGCCTTTTTCCTATCATTTTTCCTTTCTCTGGGGGTAGGGTCGGTAAATGTTGAATTTTTTACCATACTGCGCTCAGTAGGAGAGCAGATCGGAATCAATGTAGGTTCCGTAAAATATTCTGATTATATTATAGTAACTCAGCTGAGAGAACCCGAGATTCTTGGGGCAGCCGCTGTTGGAGCTTCCCTAGGCGTGGGAGGTGCTGTTATCCAGAGTATTTTTAGGAACCCCATATCTGAGCCATATATTACAGGAGTATCCAGTGGGGCAACCCTTGGAGCTGTCATTGCAATAGTTTTTGGAATAACAGTTTTCGGAATTTTCACATTACCCATATTTGCATTTATATTCGCAATACTTATTGTTTCAGGTGTTTATGTTTTATCCTTTAGAAATGGGAGAACTCCTCCTGTTGTATTCCTGCTTACAGGTATCGCCATATCACTTTTTGCAACATCATTTGTGGCCCTATTGCTTTATTCGAAACCGGCTCTTGAGAATAGGATATTTTACTGGATTCTTGGATCGCTTTCAGGTATTTCTTGGCTTGATGACATGATCGTTGTACCTCTGGTTATTGTAACTTCCCTTATACTGGGGTCAATGTACAGGCAGTTAAACGCACTCCAGATGGGAGAGATTTACGCAAAGTCTGTAGGAGTAAATGCCGAAAAATCTAAACTCGCTGCTATAGGGCTTACCACAGTGGCAGTATCTGCATGTGTTTCAATTAGCGGTCTCATCGGATTTGTAGGTCTAATATTCCCACATGTTTCAAGATTATTGTATGGTGGTTCCAATAAGTATGTGATCCCTTCCTCTGCTATTCTTGGTGCAACATTCCTTATTCTCAGCAATGATCTTGCACATTTGATCATAAAGGGAGAGGTTTTACCCATAGGTATTATCACGGGCATAATTGGTGTACCATTTTTCATGATTCTTATGGCAAAAATATCAAAAAGGGGGTATTACAGTGCTTGA
- a CDS encoding aldo/keto reductase produces MKYVRLGKSGLYVSVMALGAMTFGDKNSWKLGGLSQEQTNEMVKRAYEYGINLFDTADVYDEGESEIALGKALKSFRDEIHIATKVRGRTGKGINQIGLTRHHIRESIKGSLERLKTDHVELYQMHSFDYHVPIIETIETLQDLVERGDIDYPGFSNFQAWQMALFNSVARENHFEAYHSAQMNYSLLNRDIEQEVLPYMNHDGLSLLAWSPLHGGVLSGKYGKKVEAKAGTRFGDRGVFPPFDQEKARFVLEVAEEIAKEQDCKLSNVALSWVIAKKGIVLVGARTLEQFEENMKTLDVNLTAEQVKRLDDVSEDRELYPGWMIKRQDRGRDFEKI; encoded by the coding sequence ATGAAGTATGTAAGACTGGGAAAGTCAGGATTGTATGTCTCAGTAATGGCTCTTGGGGCAATGACATTTGGCGACAAGAACAGCTGGAAACTCGGTGGATTAAGCCAGGAACAGACAAATGAAATGGTGAAGAGAGCATACGAATATGGAATAAACCTTTTCGATACTGCGGACGTATATGATGAAGGAGAATCTGAAATAGCTCTTGGAAAGGCCCTGAAGTCGTTTAGAGATGAGATTCACATAGCCACAAAGGTAAGAGGGAGAACTGGAAAAGGCATAAATCAGATTGGTCTAACAAGACATCATATAAGGGAATCCATAAAGGGAAGTCTTGAAAGATTGAAAACAGATCACGTGGAGCTTTATCAAATGCATTCGTTTGACTATCATGTGCCAATAATAGAAACGATTGAAACACTTCAGGATCTTGTCGAAAGAGGGGATATTGATTATCCAGGATTTTCAAATTTTCAGGCATGGCAAATGGCACTATTCAATTCTGTGGCCCGAGAAAACCACTTTGAGGCGTATCATTCGGCACAGATGAATTATTCTCTCTTGAACAGGGATATAGAGCAGGAGGTGTTGCCATACATGAATCATGATGGACTATCACTGCTTGCATGGAGTCCACTTCACGGTGGAGTTTTATCAGGAAAGTATGGCAAGAAAGTTGAAGCGAAAGCAGGTACCAGGTTTGGCGATAGAGGGGTATTTCCACCATTCGATCAGGAAAAGGCAAGATTTGTACTTGAGGTCGCAGAAGAAATAGCAAAAGAACAGGATTGCAAACTTTCAAATGTTGCACTTTCATGGGTAATAGCAAAAAAGGGAATAGTTCTGGTTGGTGCAAGAACTCTGGAGCAATTTGAAGAAAACATGAAGACTCTTGATGTGAATCTAACAGCAGAGCAGGTTAAGAGACTGGATGATGTTTCTGAAGATAGGGAACTTTACCCAGGCTGGATGATAAAGAGACAGGATAGGGGAAGAGATTTCGAAAAAATTTAA
- a CDS encoding toprim domain-containing protein, translating into MRDNINSPIIVEGDHDVSALREIGVTGEIIKINQGVSIENFCSRVSSEHTKVILLTDFDRKGIDLQSKISTILQSYGCKVNSRFWYFIDHSFKIKSVEDLPWLLRENQ; encoded by the coding sequence TTGAGGGACAATATTAATTCGCCTATTATTGTAGAGGGGGATCATGACGTTTCAGCGCTAAGGGAAATTGGTGTCACTGGAGAGATCATAAAAATCAACCAGGGTGTATCCATAGAAAATTTCTGCAGCAGAGTTTCTTCAGAACATACTAAAGTAATACTATTAACGGACTTTGATAGAAAGGGAATAGATCTTCAATCAAAAATATCCACTATTCTTCAGAGTTATGGATGCAAAGTGAACTCCAGATTCTGGTACTTTATAGACCACAGCTTTAAGATTAAGAGTGTTGAGGACCTTCCCTGGCTTCTTCGGGAAAATCAGTGA
- a CDS encoding glycosyltransferase family 2 protein — MPESFTQQLKYYELKKSQKALVSLSFLCLFKGKETLLEDSLNSIVDIAEESGMDYEIIIVNTTLLPINSVSTEGIRVEKPLKIADYGYYKRGQAKNEAFKKSTGTHIVLFDPEKVYDIKFSDVLYNFVNQREKRMLYSEFIVIPREILTEVNGWNDLSVSEDLDLFARISQEYNILFYITNGQESIERFLTYKPTQIFASKEFQRMMKEKRSKVITDLFMGCNYGLRDALLLSHNENVKLKIRDYMSLYASYFLVKIRRYNRGKKSNFTTIMESMFESIILQEYEKVKIESYPLNISLGKTEIRYLMVKSDIFPKISKTLDKIIKREN, encoded by the coding sequence GTGCCAGAATCCTTCACTCAACAATTGAAATATTATGAGCTTAAAAAGAGCCAAAAAGCCCTAGTATCACTTAGTTTTCTATGTCTCTTCAAGGGTAAGGAAACTCTTCTTGAAGATTCTCTGAATAGCATTGTTGATATAGCTGAAGAGTCTGGAATGGATTATGAAATAATAATAGTAAATACCACGCTGCTCCCAATTAATTCAGTATCCACTGAAGGAATAAGAGTTGAAAAGCCACTGAAAATTGCAGATTATGGATATTATAAAAGGGGTCAGGCTAAAAATGAAGCCTTTAAAAAAAGCACTGGAACACATATAGTTTTATTTGATCCTGAAAAAGTTTACGATATTAAATTTTCAGATGTCCTGTACAATTTTGTAAATCAGCGTGAGAAAAGGATGTTATACAGTGAATTCATAGTTATTCCCAGAGAAATACTTACAGAGGTAAATGGGTGGAACGACCTTTCTGTTTCAGAAGATTTAGATTTATTTGCAAGGATAAGTCAGGAGTATAACATCCTTTTTTATATAACAAATGGTCAGGAGTCAATTGAGAGATTCCTTACTTACAAACCAACCCAGATATTCGCATCGAAAGAATTTCAGCGAATGATGAAGGAGAAAAGGAGTAAAGTAATTACTGATCTTTTCATGGGATGCAATTATGGACTTAGAGATGCACTTCTCTTATCCCATAATGAGAATGTGAAACTCAAGATAAGAGATTATATGTCCCTTTATGCCTCATATTTCTTGGTAAAAATAAGAAGATACAACCGAGGAAAGAAGAGTAACTTTACCACAATAATGGAATCCATGTTCGAATCAATCATCCTTCAGGAATACGAAAAGGTGAAAATAGAGAGTTATCCCCTCAACATAAGTCTTGGAAAAACAGAGATTCGATATCTCATGGTTAAAAGCGACATATTTCCCAAGATATCAAAAACCCTTGACAAAATAATAAAAAGAGAGAATTAA
- a CDS encoding ABC transporter substrate-binding protein, which translates to METNNRMKGSKKIIATIVVIVVILSAIGAIEYEHISSSKKGRIITVNSNVSGIHLNRIVSLDPAASATLYAIGAFKDVLGKGPYTTYPKSNLPNMTCYPDMSIEQIVNLSPQAVISFSSYPPGEVQELLNASIDYIFLSAGLNSTFTQIMAQNTLLGELTGNQKNATLLNNWMRESLNEFSNVSVVSKTLLYAMCVENGATWTTGKGTFVNAMFNYSHLNNIANGSGFYEISNENIVNSNPQVILLGTCFNQSDLDKEPFDSTGAYKNNTIYTAFNTNLFSEPNFRNIFAIEWMIYEVYHITVKLPKFPFELNYNPEPPKVQSIYEDVNV; encoded by the coding sequence ATGGAAACAAATAACAGAATGAAAGGCAGCAAGAAAATAATAGCAACTATTGTTGTTATTGTTGTGATTTTATCAGCAATTGGTGCGATTGAATATGAGCACATTTCCAGCTCGAAAAAGGGACGAATAATAACTGTAAATTCAAACGTTTCTGGCATTCATCTGAACAGGATCGTTTCACTCGATCCGGCGGCAAGTGCTACACTTTATGCCATAGGGGCATTCAAAGATGTTCTGGGAAAGGGTCCTTACACAACATATCCAAAGAGTAATTTACCAAATATGACATGTTATCCAGATATGAGTATTGAACAGATAGTAAATCTTTCTCCACAGGCGGTTATTTCATTTAGCTCTTATCCACCAGGTGAGGTGCAGGAACTTCTGAACGCAAGTATTGATTATATATTTCTCAGCGCAGGATTGAATTCTACATTTACACAAATAATGGCTCAGAACACGTTGCTGGGTGAATTAACTGGCAACCAGAAGAATGCAACACTTCTCAATAACTGGATGAGGGAATCATTGAATGAATTCTCTAATGTAAGTGTTGTCAGCAAGACATTGCTATATGCAATGTGTGTTGAGAATGGTGCAACATGGACCACTGGAAAAGGTACATTTGTGAATGCTATGTTCAATTACTCTCATTTAAATAATATAGCAAATGGATCTGGTTTCTATGAGATATCAAATGAAAACATAGTAAACTCAAATCCTCAGGTAATACTTCTTGGAACATGCTTTAATCAATCCGATCTTGACAAAGAACCCTTTGATTCAACTGGTGCTTATAAGAATAATACGATCTATACCGCATTTAATACAAATCTTTTCTCAGAACCTAACTTCAGAAATATATTTGCCATAGAATGGATGATCTATGAAGTATATCACATAACAGTCAAACTTCCTAAATTTCCATTTGAATTAAATTACAATCCAGAACCTCCAAAGGTTCAGAGTATCTATGAGGATGTTAATGTTTAA